The DNA sequence ACAACTATGTtaagtatatataaaagtaattattaaatttaatattcatataaaatatataattatctttttatttatttaattattcttatattttaaaatctcaataaatttataattaaatttttttatttttaaatttttctaaaataaaatacgacttataattaaaaaaaattcttgttAAATATGGTTTATTCcgatgtatttatatatttttggagaCGATGATAATAGTTGTCATTGTTAAATatgacttattttatttaatttataattaaaaaaattattgaagaagtCATGCTTGTTTATTTTTGTGTAAATATTCCTATATACTGTTTGTAGATCTATATATTATTTAGAGATGATGATAATagattaaaatgattaaaaacgtgggattcaaaaaaatttaaaggagTTTGCCCGTGGTAAGGCGAActctataatttttataaagttCGCCGGGGTGCGATGAACTTGCTCTAAAAAAAacgtatttaaaaaattaaagtttaaaaataatgtttaaaaaaatatgaaattttttattttatttatgaaaaaaatccATAATTTATGtgtgtaaattttaaaaaatatagatataaattatattgatttatgcgtataaaattttgataaataaaaatataaactatatattttatgtgtataaaatttctataaatataaataaaaattattactaattaaatactaataaaaaataataatatttattaattatctagcattcttataaaataaataaatatttttttcttgttaTATGGACGGCATATTTTATCCGAAGAGTATGAATATGATAGTTGCGGACGCAAAGTCACACTTCAAACCAATTTAATAGCTGTTGGATGAAACGACAACCCTTTCAAAGTTACAACTTACAAACCTCTCACTCTTCTTAGTTCTTacttagcttcctttctttgtCACTCTCttactctctctctttctctcctttcttcttgGCTTCTCCTTTGCACGCTCTATCATCAGGAACAAAACAAGGGTCAGCATACACAACTCTCCaagcttcttcttcagtttCTATGCTTTCATCACTTGGGTAGGACTCACAACTTGTTTTGCATTTACattttctctttaaattttgcattcatatataAAATGTAAGCAAATAGCCAAATGGGGCTGAATATGGTTCAAGTCAATGCACATACATTACATTCTTGCTTTATTTCTTACCTCACAAGATCTCAAAACTTCATATTAAAAGTGGGTCTCTACCACttatatttttactattttagggtGTCCACATTTCCTTGCAAAATTtccttttttcaatttttttttttaaaaaaaattccgTGTAAGAACTATTTTACTTTAAGgagagtaaaagaaaaaaaataaacttcTTTCTTTTAAAgctcttttttgcttttttttttcaaaagtgtCTTTGCCTCTAACTGATACAtagtttattttatatttatttattatggcaaaagaaaagaaaatgcgGTTTTTCTGCTTGATAATGTAGTTCAGGAGCTGCAAGGTTTTGTAGCTTTCATGTGTGTAAAGAAAAGCAGCACAGagaatatattaaaaagaaaagtgGATTCTATAATGTACTTTATTTGTCCCTTTGTTTGTGagcttcttcctctctttttttatgcttcaataaataatatttctctAAATAGTGCATTCCTTCTTTCCACTTTTTAATCTCAAAATATGGGGTGTGTTCCCATTTTTCTACTATTTGTTTTTCCAaggttaataaattaattaattaaaatgtttCTATATATTATCCATATATATACTTTTGTGGCAGAGTTAAAAAAATGCTTAGTGCTGTTGTTGCATGCTTTCTTTGTGTTTCTGTATGGATCTGATTCCTCTTGTTTTTGTTCCCTATGAAAATCCCTTGTTCTTCTAATTTTTGGCGTTTTTCCCACTTTTCCCTCTTGAGTAACATAGCATGTtgtattagaaaaaaaaacacTTTTTTTAATGGTTTATTGTTTTTAAAATGCAACATTGAAATTTGAAACAATAATGATGTGAAAAATGTCAAAGAGTTGGAGCCAATTTGATCAATTGGCTTTCTTGTTTGGCAGACAGAATCTAAGTTTGAGAGTTTTTATAggtaataaaaatatctttttccaTACCAACTACAATTGGCTATTCCCTTCTTTCACGGCAATATTGGAGGATATTGAAATTTTCATTTCAATTGTGATTTTACAAAATACCCATTACACATGGATAAAATTGGAATTTCATGGTCTTACATGGGGGTACTTTAGTAATTTCCTCCTCCTTCTATGTGGGTTTAGTTGTAGGTCCCTCTTGATCATAACTGGGATGTTGGAGCCTAAAAGACATTATCATAGCATTTGGTAAAAAGTATAACATTTTTTTCCCTTAATTTTGTGGACATATGTGGTTTGCGTTTGACATAttcataaaaatctacttcacttttttatttattttgtcatCCTATATAATAGTGGTACCCATAACCTAATATCTTTATAGTGAAACATTTTTGGATACTCTTTGAAGGGTGGGGTACTTTTAGGGACTGAATCACTGAAATGTGAAAACCATAGTAATGAAGAATCTTGTGCATTTATGTCTTAAGGGATAAATGGTTGATATGATAAGTAGTGAATCTCATATTTTGCATGAACACATTTATTTTCCCATAACTTCATCAACATTCACATTGGATTCTcttgtctctttttttttttgaagtgaTATAGTCCTTGTGGGTCAGAGAGCATTGAAACAGTGAGGCCCAAATTGTGAGCCCATTTCTCTTTTTGGTGGATACAAAATTGCAAGGGCAGGGAAGGAAGCCATGCAGACCCCTAACCCAAAGACAAGGTAATCTTGAAATGATTTATAACGCTTGCTTTTATAACCCTTAACCCTAATCCAAATGGAATTTCAAGGTTTATTTTTTCTATTGGTTTCTTATTTGCAATTACATCTttataccttttttttttttaattgagttcttatattgcttttaattttataattaagtctttttcatgttaaaaatgttaaaattaactGAATATTTCTCTCAAAAAATATGTGATCAAAGATTTAATTAGGTTCTTAATTATACATACCTTTAATTTGAAGAGAAATATTTAGCCAACTTTAACATTTTTTACACTAGAAAtgacttaattacaaaattaaaaatatagagatccaattaaaaagaaaaaaaatatagagacctaattataaatttgataaaactataaagaccaacagaataattaaaccgaATTTTAATAAGCTCCATGGAATTGTTTAGCTTCATATATTTTGGATAAATATAAGCTTTTATATAACCCTTCATGTGGTTAATAATAGCAGCTAGTGCCGAAAATGTTTTTTATTGGGCCTtctactaataaataaatacttgttcttaattttcttAAAGTTTGTTGTGAGTTCCCTCtttgataaattttgtttaacaAATTAAGTCGTTTATTTTTATCTGAAGTTTTTTCCAACATTTAATTTAAGGTGAGAGATTGCAAGattattattcttaaatatTGTAATTTCTctatatgtttatttttatcaaaattgaaTTATATCAtagattcaaataaaaaaaaatagttgaCGTGAAAACTAAGCTTGATACCATTATCTGTCTCAGTCCCTTGGACAAGTTTAGCTGTTTAGATCGACTAGTGATTAGTGATTACTTAAGAAAATAGATTGATAATGATGGCTAAGCATATTTGTCTCCTTAGACTAATGAGTAATTAGGTATCCCTATATCCTTTTTTGTTCAATTAGGTTGCATTACCCCACACCACTATAATTGCAGTTTCATGTGTTccttttctaaaaaaataaaactaaaaacgAATTATTCTAGGGAAGACACAATTTGGACCACAATAGTTGTTAAGATTGGGAATAGGtcctctcaatttttttctCACATGAAATGATAAGGTATAATCTTTCACTACTAATTTtatggtgaaaactcaggtgcagttaacttcacgtgaagttgatatctaagagccgttagataaaaatttagtcaaatcagtcaaatcatctaacgattCTCAGATatcaatttcacgtgaagtcaactgcacctgagtttccacctaattttataagtaggaccaagaaaaaacatGAAAGAAAAAGCATTGGTGAGTTAGAGCggaaagatcacactttattccctcaattgaaaaaaaaaattgagaggatTCATTTCCGTTACGGCCTACTAAGGAGGAAGATCTCCTTCATTAACACTAAGGTGTGTTTGTTTGATGATAAAATgggaggaaggaaaagaaaggGAAATAAATTAAGAGGAAAATAgctattttatattatttggtTGAAtggaaaagtaaaaaaaaaaagtgaatagTGTAAAAAAATAGGTGTGACTCATTAAATTTTTTCCTCTCTAACATTGGATAGAAAATAGGAGGAAAATGTACTTACTATTAATATTCTAATATTATCCTCCTATTTTTCAACACATTTTAAAATATGTAaggataaaattatttttttataatattatatattatttcctttctttttattttatttttatccaaatatatttaaagaaaataaaaatctattccatttcttttctttttcttcctttctctctATTTCCTTCCTTGTTATTTCCTTTCTTCCAATATTAATGAATTCATTTTTCATGTACTATCAATATGAAAGAGTTTTATGTAGGTAACTAATCGGATATTGTCGCATAGCAAAAACATCTAATTTTTAAACttactatttaaaaaattatttaaaagtaAGAATATGATTGAATGTTacaatcaaaattaaactttgcTCCCTTCATTTCATATTAAGTGTCTttttgcatttttattttttgtttgcaAATTAACTGTCCTCTTACAATTTCAAGAAGTCAATTTTACCTATTATGCCCTTCATTATTAAATAGAAAGAGTAACATAGAAGGCTAAAGAATTAATGGAGAGAAAAATAATACtagagatattttttatatttttcaataaaattttaatgattATCTTAATACATGTGCAAAACTAAAAAGAGACACTTATGAAATGGAGGGAGGATTAATATAGTTTGAAACTTATCATAATCATAAAATGTTCTTTAAATAGCTGTTGGAACTTGGAAGACTACATTTTCAAAATGAATTTAATGAAGTTGATGACATTTACACCTAGCTACATTAGCAACACTTTATTGTGACTAATTGAAGTAGTTCTATCCACCCAAAAAAAAGGTTACAGTTCTCAGATAGCAACATTAAGACAGCTTAATtaagtttcttttaaaaaaatagcttAAACAATAGATACTTACATTAAaagtagcttataaataagttattttgtatttggttttttagttctaaaaatacttatttaaaaaaaaatatgataaaaagctttttattataagagaagttatttttttaaatttttccaTAAGTactcaaataattttttagaaaactgcaatttaattttgaaaactgcACCATACATTAATACTACAAGTCAAAAAGCACAAAAAAGTAGCTTTTGAAGGAGAATAGATCctctcaattgttaaaaaaaattgagagcgTAAAGTGTAATTTCTAACCCTTCATTgttctctctcatatttattcttgatcccacttataaaattaatggtgaaagatcacactttactcccTCAATTGCTAAAAAAGATTGAGAGGATCCATTCGCCTTTTGAAGCTTGCCAAACGGACCGTAAGACATACTTGTTTTTGCACCTGCATTTTTGTCTTCTGGGATTTGGATTCAACAATGTTTACATGATCAACACCTCTCTTTGTTTTGATTTCAGAAATGGCGGATCCTCTGAAGTTCCTCAGAAGGTTTCGCCGCGTGCGATTCGCCAACTAAGGCCCACCGGTCTAGACACAGACGCCGTATCTTCGTTAAGCCAAGCTAATAAAATGTCAAAAGAAAGAAGCCCTAAGATCGCCGACCGCAGATCGCCGAGAAGCCCTGTTCCAGAGGTAACTTGTTTCACAAGTAACATGTTTATTTGGGATAACTTCCTTTTTCATTGAAAATTTAGGATGCATTTGGTTCTATATTATgaaattatcattattttttccATACATTTACATGTTGTTGAATCTTTAAAGCATCCTGTGTTTTGTAgtcatcaaaatttttttatagttcTAAACCATTATAATTCCTTGTTTCCTCAGAGGAAGCGCCCGAGCAAGATATCCGAATTGGAATCACAAGTTTCTCAACTTCAAGAGGATCTGAGGGTGGTAAGGGACCAGCTTATTCTGTCCGAATCGAGCAAGAAGCAAGCTAAGCAAGAGGCTGAGGATGTCAAGGATCAACTGTTAGTCCTATCTGCGAAACTCGAGGATTCGCAGAAGCAAATTCTAGAGCTCTCAGCTACTAAAGAACTTCATGATTCTGAGCTTGAAAAAACCATAGAGGAGCACGAATGCGAAGTCGAGGCTTCTAGAAACCGGCTTTCAGTTGACCCTGCTGCACTTGCCTCTGCAATGAATGAAATGCAACATCTCAAGGCTCAGCTTGGACTGACAGCTAATTGTGAGACTGAACAAATCCAACACATCGAATCCGCGGACACAGAGCTGTTGAGCTTGAAGCAGAACTTGTCAGAAACTCTCTCTCTTGTGGAGGAAATGAAAAATCAATTAAGGAACTGCAAAGAATCTGAAGCTCAGGCCCAAGCTATGGTTAATGAGACTTTGTTGCAACTTGAGGAAGCTAATAGAACTGTAGATCAGCTAAGGACCGATGCTGCGAAGGCCGTTGATGGCTACAACTCCATTGCTTTAGAGTTAGATGAGTCTAGAGCAAGAATCAACTCGCTCGAGGAACTTGCGAGCAATCATTCTGGAAATTCTCTGATTGAGGGATTGAAAGAGAGCGAGGATCCTACTCCGATCGAAGGCGAAATTCATGCTTTGAAGGCCGAGGTTGCGCGACTAAGATCTGCTGTAGAAACTGCCGAAACTAATTACCAAGAAGAACAGATTCGAAGCACGGTGCAGCTTAGGAATGCCTATGAGTTGATGGAACAGATAAAATCTGAATCAAACAAGAAGGCATGCGAGTTAGAAGCTGAATTGAAAGCGAAGAAAGTTGAAATCGAAGAGTTGAAAGCTAACTTGATGGACAAGGAAACTGAATTGCAAGGTATTGTGGAGGAAAATGAGAATTTGAGTTCAAAGCTTGATGAGAGCATTGCATCCAAAAAGGAGAACAAGCTTAAACAAGAACTTAACAAACTCAATGAATGTGTGGCCGAATTGAAGGCTGATCTGATGGACAAGGAGACAACACTGCAAAGCATATCCGAAGAGAACGAATCGCTGAAATCGGAAATCAACAAGAGCTTGTCAGATGGTGGCAAAGTTAGTAAAGAGGAGGCTGCAGCAGAAGTCGAGGCGGCTAAGGCTGCAGAGCGCGAGGCGCTCGCGAAACTTGGGATTGTGATGGAGGAGGCGGATAGGAGCAACCGGAAGGCTGCGAGGGTGGCCGAGCAGCTGGAAGCAGCGCAGGCGGCCAGCTCGGAAATGGAAGCAGAGCTGAGGAGGCTAAAGGTGCAGTCTGATCAATGGAGGAAGGCAGCAGAGGCTGCGGCGGCTATGCTTTCGGCCGGAAACAATGGTAAGAT is a window from the Arachis stenosperma cultivar V10309 chromosome 3, arast.V10309.gnm1.PFL2, whole genome shotgun sequence genome containing:
- the LOC130967603 gene encoding interactor of constitutive active ROPs 3 — its product is MQTPNPKTRNGGSSEVPQKVSPRAIRQLRPTGLDTDAVSSLSQANKMSKERSPKIADRRSPRSPVPERKRPSKISELESQVSQLQEDLRVVRDQLILSESSKKQAKQEAEDVKDQLLVLSAKLEDSQKQILELSATKELHDSELEKTIEEHECEVEASRNRLSVDPAALASAMNEMQHLKAQLGLTANCETEQIQHIESADTELLSLKQNLSETLSLVEEMKNQLRNCKESEAQAQAMVNETLLQLEEANRTVDQLRTDAAKAVDGYNSIALELDESRARINSLEELASNHSGNSLIEGLKESEDPTPIEGEIHALKAEVARLRSAVETAETNYQEEQIRSTVQLRNAYELMEQIKSESNKKACELEAELKAKKVEIEELKANLMDKETELQGIVEENENLSSKLDESIASKKENKLKQELNKLNECVAELKADLMDKETTLQSISEENESLKSEINKSLSDGGKVSKEEAAAEVEAAKAAEREALAKLGIVMEEADRSNRKAARVAEQLEAAQAASSEMEAELRRLKVQSDQWRKAAEAAAAMLSAGNNGKITERTVSLDSNNYKRSPFGEHMMDDDDEYNRKKNGNMLKKIGVLWKKPQK